From a single Sus scrofa isolate TJ Tabasco breed Duroc chromosome 13, Sscrofa11.1, whole genome shotgun sequence genomic region:
- the LOC110256557 gene encoding keratin-associated protein 10-3-like: MVASALSGCLPGSCDSCTGSSWQWDNCPESCCEPPCCAPSGCTPAPRLALVCTPASCEPSPCLSGCTSSCTSSPCQPACCVPVCCRPVCCRPVCCTPVCCRPVCCRPVCCTPVCCTPVCCEASPCSASSCCQPCPCPSSCYRPSSSVSLLCRPVCHPTCCVPVSSCGAPASCCQPSCVSLLCRPACSGPACCVPTSACESCC, translated from the coding sequence ATGGTCGCCTCCGCCCTGTCTGGCTGCCTGCCCGGTTCCTGTGACTCCTGCACCGGCTCCTCCTGGCAGTGGGACAACTGTCCAGAGAGCTGCTGCGAGCCCCCCTGCTGCGCCCCCAGCGGCTGCACCCCCGCGCCCCGCCTGGCCCTCGTCTGCACCCCAGCGAGCTgtgagcccagcccctgcctgtcaGGCTGCACCAGCTCCTgcacctcctccccctgccagccGGCCTGCTGTGTGCCCGTCTGCTGCAGGCCCGTGTGCTGCAGGCCCGTCTGTTGCACACCCGTCTGCTGCAGGCCCGTCTGCTGCAGGCCTGTCTGTTGCACACCCGTCTGCTGCACGCCCGTGTGCTGTGAGGCCTCCCCCTGCTCGGCCTCCTCGtgctgccagccctgcccctgcccctcgtCCTGCTACAGACCCTCGTCCTCCGTGTCCCTCCTCTGCCGGCCCGTGTGCCACCCCACCTGCTGCGTGCCCGTCTCCTCCTGCGGGGCCCCCGCCTCCTGCTGCCAGCCCAGCTGCGTGTCTCTGCTCTGCCGCCCCGCGTGCTCCGGCCCCGCCTGCTGCGTGCCCACCTCGGCCTGTGAGTCCTGCTGCTGA